The nucleotide window GCGGAGAGCCGGTTGGCCGCGACTTCGAAGGACGAGAGCGTGCGGGTGCTTGGCTCGTAGAACAGGGTGAGAACCGATTTCCCCTTGAGGGCCGGGACCTTTTTGACCGATCGCGTGAAGAGTTCTTTGAAGGGAACGGCTTGGTCGAGGAGGTGGTCGATTTCCTCCCTCTCAAGCGACACGATATCGAGCAAATCCTTACGAGGCATGGACCGGGTTGAGGTTCGGGAACAAGTACAGGGCGGTGAACGCGGCGACAAGCACGGCGATCATCGCCATGAATCCGGCGTGATGCCGCGAGAAAGGTTTCTTCAGGGCGATGTAGAGCGCCACCGGAAAGGCTCCTACTCCGCCCGCCAGCGCGAGCACGTAGCCGAGCCCCAGAAGGAACGGATGCGCGGTCGATAGCTGGAGATGGGAAAGTGCCGGAGACACGCCCGTATTCGCAGCCGTCATCGCCTCATGCCGCCGCATGGTGTCCAGCTCCCGCTCGCTGTGGCGGCGGGTTGGCAGAGCGCTGCCGGAGGCTTTGGCTACCACGGGAGCCGCGTCTTCCTCCGGAGCGGGCTGGCGCTCGGAACGCTTCAGAGAGCGGACCGCTTTTGCGGGTGGGCGCGGGCGTGGCGGCTCGTCGTCGATTTCCGGAGCACTCTCGGGCGGCGCCTCAGTGGAAACATTCGACGGCGATCCCGGAAGCCCCATCTCCTCACGGAGCCTGGCGATTTCCTCGGCCGACTTCTTCCGCTGGGGCAGCGCGCTCATGGGTTCATTTATTTGGATCCGGGTTCGACCACTTCGATGAAATCCTTGCCGTCGGTATTCTCCAACGAAACGTAGACGTGGTCGAGACGGTTCGTCTCCAGCACCAGGCCGACGTAATCCGGCTGGATCGGCATTTCGCGGTGGCCGCGGTCGATCAAGGCAGCCAGTTCGACCCGGCCGGGACGCCCCCAATCGGAGAGGGCATCCAGCGCGGCACGGATGGTGCGGCCGGTGAAAAGCACGTCATCCACGAGAATGATGTGCGCGCCATCGACAGTGAAAGGGATGTCGCTTTCCTGGAGCTTCGGATTCTCGTGGAGATGCTCGAAGTCATCGCGGTAGAGCGAGATGTCGAGAATGCCGAGATCAAGCTCGCGGTCTTCATCGGCGAGGAGATTGCAAAGGCGCTCCGCGACCTCGTCGCCGCGGCTGCGGATGCCCACGAGGGCGATCGGCTTGCCCTCGGTGCGGGTGCGGATCGCATCGGCCAGAGTCTCGACCGCTTGCGCGATTTCTTCGGCGGAAAGGGTGCGGTTCATGGAGGAAATCATTCGAAATGCATGATGCCGATGTCCCGGCGGCGTTGCGAGCCGGGGAACGTGACGAGATCGGTGGCGGCGTGGGCCCTGCTTACGGCCTCCTCGCGGGACTCCGCCCCGGCCACCACGGCGAGCACGCGGCCGCCATTCGTCTCCCAATCGCCCTCGCAGGTCTTGCGGGTGCCGGCATGGTAAACGCGCGCGCCATCCACGAAATCGAGGCCGCTGATGCGGTCGCCGCTGTGGGAGCTTTCCGGATAACCGGCGGAAGCGAGGATCACGCACACGCTCCAGCCCTCGCTGAAGCGGATCAGCTCCGGGGCCAGTTCGCCCTTCGCGCCCGCGAGGCAGAAGCCCGCGAGATCCCCGGACACCAGCGGCATCACCGCCTGGCACTCCGGATCGCCGAAGCGGCAGTTGTATTCGATCACCTTCGGCCCCTGCGGAGTGAGCATCAGGCCGAAGTAGAGGAAGCCGCGGTAGGGCAGGCCATCGTGACGCAAGCCGAGCACGGTGGGGGAAACGATGTCGCGCTCGATGGTTTCGAGCAGGTGGACGTCGATCAGTCGGCGGCTGGCGACCGCGCCCATGCCACCGGTGTTCGGACCGGCGTCCCCTTCTCCGATGCGCTTGTAATCGCGCGCCGGGGTGAAAATCAGGAAGCCGTCATCCACCACGGCGGCAAAGATGGAAACTTCCGGGCCGGTCAGGCATTCCTCGACCAGAAGGCGGCCTTCGCCAAAGCGGCGCTCGACCAGCACTTCCTTCAGGAACTCCTCCGCGGATGCTTCATCCGGACAAACCGCCACGCCCTTGCCCGCGGCGAGGCCATCGAACTTCAGCACGGTCGGGTAGACGCCGTTGATGGCGGCGCGAGCTTCCTCGATGGTGTCCACCACCGTGACCGCGGCTGTCGGAATCTTGTGGCGGAACAGGAACTGCTTCGCGAACTCCTTGCTGGCCTCAAGCTGGGCGGACTGTTTGTGCGGTCCCCAGCACGGGATGCCTGCCTGCTCGCAGAGATTGGCGAGGCCCTCGTTTTTCACGAGATAGCTTTCCTCACCGGCCACGCAGAGGTCGATGGCATTGGCCTTCATCCACCCGACGAGGGATTCGAGGCCATCGGCGGGGACGGGCCGGGCGATTTCCAAGATCGCATCGCTGCCCGGGAAGCAGAACAGCTCCGGAGCCCCCGGGGATTCCGCCAACGCGCGAACCAGCGCGTGTTCACGCCCGCCTTTGCCAACAACCAGAATTTTCATCCGGGCCGGTTTTCCGGGAAAGCGACGGAAGACGCAACCCCGGAGAACGAGGGGTCGGACATTCGTGGCTCTTCCTTTGGTAGCCGATGTCGTGAGACTTCGGGCGGGGATTACTTCGGGCCTCCCTGACACCCCCAGTCACTCAAAACGATCCCGGATCATCCACCTTCGGATCCCGGGGCTGGAAATAGACCGGTAGCGGCCGGTCAGGATAACGTTTCAATCTTTGGAACGAAGTGACAGCCATCCCCGCCCCCGAAATGATCGAACCGAAGGTCACCACGATCCATCCGCCGAAATTCAACGCGCTGACCAGCGTGGCAACCGTCACCACCAAGCCGATCGCAAACAAACCGATGCCCGCGAAAAGCCGGAACTGGAAGTGATCCCTCAGCTTCTGGTTCAACAACGCGCCATCCCGCAGGCCCGCCGGATTATATTTCACCTCGATCTCCCGCACCGCTGCGCAGGCCCACTCGCGGGACCAACCATCCTTTTCCAACTCAAGAGCCACGTGGCAAGGCGTCGAAGCCTTCAGTCTCTCCCGAAGTTTCGAGCTATTGGAAGCAACGGTCATCTCATAACTCTGTCCCGCAGTCAGCATCGGAGCGAATCTTGGTGAGCAAGCGCGCCGAAATGCAATATCGGGATAAATTGACAATCGCTCCTATCAGGAGGTGGGAAAAGGAAGCGGCCCGACCGATAAACCTCAGGAAAAACCCATTAAACCTGGAGGCTCTTCGGCCGGACCGCCTTGTGTGTCGCGACACAGGACTATACGCAGATCCGGGACCACTTTATCGATTATTTTTCCAGCGACATTTTCCACCCGATGAGGTTTGCCAAAGAGGGTTGGAATGAAGTCCCCGACGTAATGAGCCCGCCTCCAGAGGTAGGGCGATCTCGCCGAGAGCGCCGGGTCTGAAACTCCGCTCGCGATTCATGGCCCACCCTTGAAGATTGTTGGGGGACGATGCTTCATCCGCCATCCCTCCATCGCTCCCCGGACGCCTCGGCGAGGCTTCCCTACCTTCTGAAACGCCCACCTAAAAAGAAGCGGCCCGACCGATAAACCTCAGGAAAAACCCAATAAACCTGGAGGCTCTTCGGTCGGACCGCCTTGGTCGTCGCGACGCCGGGGCTATAGGCAGAGACCGGCCTGCTTGGTCAATGGATTTTTTTCGGATTTTTCGAGGGGAAACAAAAAACCGGCCGGAGTTCCCTCCGGCCGGTTCGCAGATGGTAGAAGACGCTTGGCGGTTGGAAACCGCCGCCACGTTATGGCATCGGCACGTTGGCTTCGTCCGGAGCGGATTTGGCTTCGACCGGGAGGAACAGGAGTTCGTCGGTCTCGCCACGGCGGACCACCTGGACGGTGTCGCCAGCCTTGATGTCGCCGCGGAGCAACGCTTCGGCCAGCGGGTCTTCCAGGTAGCGCTCCACCGCACGGCGCATCGGACGCGCGCCGTAGGACGGATCGTAACCCTTCACGATGAGCAGGTCGCGGGCACCTTCGGTGAGCTCCATGATCATGTCCTTTTCCTTGAGACGCTTGACCAGCTTGCTGACTTCGAGATCGACGATCTGCGAGAGATCCTTCTTCTCGAGCATGTGGAAGACCACGAGGTCATCGAGGCGGTTGAGGAACTCCGGTTTGAAGTAGCGCTTCGACTCCTCCATGATCTTCTCCTTCATGCCTTCGAAGTCGGCTTCGTCCGAGGTCATGGCACCGAAACCAAGGGTGGTCTGGCGCTTGATGGACGAGGCCCCGACGTTGGAGGTCAGGATGATGATCGTGTTGCGGAAGTCGATCTTGCGGCCCAGCGAGTCGGTGACCATGCCTTCCTCCAGGATCTGGAGCAGGAGGTTCATCACATCCGGGTGCGCCTTCTCGACTTCGTCGAAGAGCACGACCGAGTACGGGCGGCGGCGGACGGCTTCGGAAAGCTGGCCACCTTCCTCATAGCCGACGTAGCCCGGAGGCGAGCCGATGAGGCGGCTGGAGGTGAATTTCTCCATGTACTCGGACATGTCGATCTGGATAAGCGCATCCGCATCGCCGAACATGAACTCGGCGAGGTTGCGGGCCAGATAGGTCTTGCCGACACCGGTCGGGCCGAGGAACAGGAACGAACCGATCGGGCGGCGCGGGTCCTTGAGGTCGGCACGCGAGCGGCGCAGCGCCTTGGAGATCGCCTTGACCGCCTCGTCCTGGCCGATCACGCGGCCCTGGAGCTCGGACTCCATCTTGAGGAGCTTCTCGGTTTCCTTCTCCTCCATGCGGCGGAGCGGGACGCCGGTCCACTTCGAGACGACGGCCATGATGTCATCATCGGTGACGGTGACGACGGTTTCCTCGGACTTGGCGCGCCAGTTCTTGAGGGTGTCCTCAAGTTCCTTTTTGGCGTGCTTTTCCGAATCGCGGAGCGCGGCGGCTTTCTCGAAGTCCTGCTCACTGATGGCGGCAACCTTGTCGCGGTTGATCTGCTCGATGTTCGCCTCGAGTTGCTTGATCTCCGGCGGGCGGGTCATCTGGCCGATACGCGCGCGGGCTCCGGCTTCATCGAGCACGTCGATGGCCTTGTCCGGCAGGAAGCGTCCGGTGAGGTAGCGCGAGGTGAGGCGGACGGAGGCCTCCACGGCTTCCGGGGTGAACCGGGCCTTGTGGTGGGTCTCGTACTTCTCCTGCAGGCCCTGCATGATCTTGATGGCATCGTCCACGGAGGGCTCGTCCA belongs to Luteolibacter ambystomatis and includes:
- the purD gene encoding phosphoribosylamine--glycine ligase, which codes for MKILVVGKGGREHALVRALAESPGAPELFCFPGSDAILEIARPVPADGLESLVGWMKANAIDLCVAGEESYLVKNEGLANLCEQAGIPCWGPHKQSAQLEASKEFAKQFLFRHKIPTAAVTVVDTIEEARAAINGVYPTVLKFDGLAAGKGVAVCPDEASAEEFLKEVLVERRFGEGRLLVEECLTGPEVSIFAAVVDDGFLIFTPARDYKRIGEGDAGPNTGGMGAVASRRLIDVHLLETIERDIVSPTVLGLRHDGLPYRGFLYFGLMLTPQGPKVIEYNCRFGDPECQAVMPLVSGDLAGFCLAGAKGELAPELIRFSEGWSVCVILASAGYPESSHSGDRISGLDFVDGARVYHAGTRKTCEGDWETNGGRVLAVVAGAESREEAVSRAHAATDLVTFPGSQRRRDIGIMHFE
- the pyrR gene encoding bifunctional pyr operon transcriptional regulator/uracil phosphoribosyltransferase PyrR → MNRTLSAEEIAQAVETLADAIRTRTEGKPIALVGIRSRGDEVAERLCNLLADEDRELDLGILDISLYRDDFEHLHENPKLQESDIPFTVDGAHIILVDDVLFTGRTIRAALDALSDWGRPGRVELAALIDRGHREMPIQPDYVGLVLETNRLDHVYVSLENTDGKDFIEVVEPGSK
- a CDS encoding ATP-dependent Clp protease ATP-binding subunit, encoding MNNFTPRAQQVLALARKEADRFNHSYVGTEHLLLGLIKLGQGVAVNVLERMGLDLETVRMEVEKEVGSGAPQKAPGNIPYTPRVKKVLALANKEAKALNHSYVGTEHLLLGLLREGEGVAARVLKRLDVDIQRTRNEILAEIDPNFSPDHEDDDDEIEDDDGPFEEEEEVKSESEAPETEGKSKTPALRAFGRDLTKLAREGGLDPVIGREPEIERVIQILCRRTKNNPVLVGEAGVGKTAIVEGLAQEIASGNVPEILRDKKVVTLDLALMVAGTKYRGQFEERIKAVMDEIRKVKNVILFIDELHTIVGAGSAEGAMDASNIIKPALSRSELQVVGATTLNEYRKYIEKDAALERRFQQVKVDEPSVDDAIKIMQGLQEKYETHHKARFTPEAVEASVRLTSRYLTGRFLPDKAIDVLDEAGARARIGQMTRPPEIKQLEANIEQINRDKVAAISEQDFEKAAALRDSEKHAKKELEDTLKNWRAKSEETVVTVTDDDIMAVVSKWTGVPLRRMEEKETEKLLKMESELQGRVIGQDEAVKAISKALRRSRADLKDPRRPIGSFLFLGPTGVGKTYLARNLAEFMFGDADALIQIDMSEYMEKFTSSRLIGSPPGYVGYEEGGQLSEAVRRRPYSVVLFDEVEKAHPDVMNLLLQILEEGMVTDSLGRKIDFRNTIIILTSNVGASSIKRQTTLGFGAMTSDEADFEGMKEKIMEESKRYFKPEFLNRLDDLVVFHMLEKKDLSQIVDLEVSKLVKRLKEKDMIMELTEGARDLLIVKGYDPSYGARPMRRAVERYLEDPLAEALLRGDIKAGDTVQVVRRGETDELLFLPVEAKSAPDEANVPMP